One genomic window of Bacillus mycoides includes the following:
- the prfB gene encoding peptide chain release factor 2 (programmed frameshift) has protein sequence MELVEIRQELEKMAKRLAAFRGSLDLPTKEKQIAELEETMMGAGFWDDQQGAQAVINEANALKDMVGRFRQLDETFENLEMTHDLLKEEYDEDLHEELESEVKTLIQEMNEYELQLLLSDPYDKNNAILELHPGAGGTESQDWGSMLLRMYTRWAEKRGFKVETVDYLPGDEAGIKSVTLLIKGHNAYGYLKAEKGVHRLVRISPFDSSGRRHTSFVSCEVVPEFNDEVEIEVRTEDLKIDTYRASGAGGQHVNTTDSAVRITHLPTNTVVTCQSERSQIKNREHAMKMLKAKLYQKKLEEQQAQLDEIRGEQKEIGWGSQIRSYVFHPYSLVKDHRTNTEVGNVQAVMDGEINPFIDAYLRSRI, from the exons ATGGAATTAGTAGAAATTAGGCAAGAATTAGAAAAAATGGCTAAGAGATTAGCGGCTTTTAGGGGGTCTCTT GACCTCCCTACTAAGGAAAAACAAATTGCAGAATTAGAAGAAACGATGATGGGCGCTGGATTTTGGGATGACCAACAAGGCGCACAAGCTGTAATTAATGAAGCGAATGCGCTGAAAGATATGGTTGGAAGGTTCCGTCAGTTAGATGAGACGTTCGAAAACTTAGAAATGACGCATGACCTACTTAAAGAAGAGTATGATGAAGATTTACATGAAGAATTAGAATCTGAAGTGAAAACTTTAATTCAAGAAATGAATGAGTACGAGCTGCAGTTACTATTAAGCGATCCTTATGATAAAAATAACGCTATTTTAGAATTACACCCAGGTGCAGGTGGAACAGAGTCACAAGACTGGGGTTCTATGTTATTACGTATGTACACACGCTGGGCTGAGAAACGTGGGTTTAAAGTAGAAACGGTTGACTACTTACCGGGCGATGAAGCTGGTATTAAGAGTGTTACATTATTAATTAAAGGTCATAACGCTTACGGTTATTTGAAAGCGGAGAAAGGTGTACATCGTCTTGTACGTATTTCACCGTTCGATTCTTCAGGTCGTCGTCATACATCGTTCGTATCTTGTGAAGTTGTACCTGAATTCAATGATGAAGTTGAAATTGAAGTGCGTACAGAAGATTTGAAAATAGATACGTATCGTGCAAGTGGTGCAGGCGGACAGCACGTTAATACGACAGATTCAGCAGTTCGTATAACGCATCTACCAACAAACACGGTTGTAACATGTCAGTCAGAGCGTTCTCAAATTAAAAACCGTGAACATGCGATGAAAATGCTGAAAGCGAAATTATATCAAAAGAAATTAGAAGAACAACAAGCACAATTAGATGAGATTCGCGGAGAGCAAAAAGAAATTGGATGGGGCAGCCAAATCCGTTCTTACGTATTCCACCCGTATTCTCTTGTGAAAGACCATCGTACAAATACAGAAGTTGGTAACGTACAAGCAGTTATGGATGGGGAAATTAATCCGTTTATTGATGCGTATTT
- the secA gene encoding preprotein translocase subunit SecA translates to MIGILKKVFDVNQRQIKRMQKTVEQIDALESSIKPLTDEQLKGKTIEFKERLTKGETVDDLLPEAFAVVREAANRVLGMRPYGVQLMGGIALHEGNISEMKTGEGKTLTSTLPVYLNALTGKGVHVVTVNEYLAQRDANEMGQLHEFLGLTVGINLNSMSREEKKAAYAADITYSTNNELGFDYLRDNMVLYREQCVQRPLNFAIIDEVDSILVDEARTPLIISGQAQKSTELYMFANAFVRTLENEKEYSFDVKTKNVMLTEDGITKAEKAFHIENLFDLKHVALLHHINQGLRAHVVMHRDTDYVVQEGEIVIVDQFTGRLMKGRRYSEGLHQAIEAKEGVEIQNESMTLATITFQNYFRMYEKLSGMTGTAKTEEEEFRSIYNMNVIVIPTNKDIIRDDRADLIFKSMEGKFNAVVEDIVNRHKQGQPILVGTVAIETSELISKMLTRKGVRHNILNAKNHAREADIIAEAGMKGAVTIATNMAGRGTDIKLGDDIRNVGLAVIGTERHESRRIDNQLRGRAGRQGDPGVTQFYLSMEDELMRRFGADNMKAMMDRLGMDDSQPIESKMVSRAVESAQKRVEGNNYDARKQLLQYDDVLRQQREVIYKQRQEVMDSENLRSIIEGMMKSTIERAVALHTQEEIEEDWNMKGLVDYLNTNLLEEGDVKEEELRRLAPEEMSESIIAKLVERYNEREKLLPEEQTREFEKVVVFRVVDTKWTDHIDAMDHLREGIHLRAYGQIDPLREYQMEGFAMFESMIASIEEEISRYIMKAEIEQNLERQEVVQGEAVHPSSDGEDAKKKPVVKGDQMGRNDLCKCGSGKKYKNCCGIGQ, encoded by the coding sequence ATGATCGGTATTTTAAAAAAGGTATTTGATGTCAACCAACGCCAAATTAAACGTATGCAGAAGACAGTGGAGCAAATTGATGCATTAGAATCATCTATTAAGCCGCTAACTGATGAACAATTAAAAGGAAAGACGATTGAATTTAAAGAACGTCTAACAAAAGGTGAGACAGTAGATGATCTACTTCCTGAAGCTTTTGCGGTTGTTCGTGAAGCAGCAAATCGTGTTCTTGGAATGCGTCCATATGGCGTACAGCTAATGGGTGGTATCGCCTTACATGAAGGAAATATCTCTGAAATGAAAACAGGTGAAGGTAAAACGTTAACATCTACTTTACCTGTATATTTAAACGCATTAACAGGAAAAGGTGTTCACGTTGTTACAGTCAATGAATACTTAGCACAACGTGATGCAAATGAAATGGGACAACTTCATGAGTTCCTTGGCCTAACTGTAGGGATTAACTTAAATAGTATGTCACGTGAAGAGAAAAAAGCTGCTTATGCTGCTGATATTACGTATAGCACAAATAACGAGCTTGGATTCGATTACTTACGTGACAACATGGTGTTATATAGAGAGCAGTGCGTTCAGCGTCCACTTAATTTTGCTATCATCGATGAAGTCGATTCCATTTTAGTCGATGAAGCACGTACGCCGCTTATTATTTCTGGACAAGCTCAAAAATCAACAGAGCTATACATGTTTGCAAATGCATTCGTTCGTACATTAGAAAATGAAAAAGAATATTCATTTGATGTGAAAACGAAAAATGTAATGTTAACTGAAGATGGTATTACGAAAGCAGAGAAAGCTTTCCATATTGAAAACTTATTTGATTTAAAACATGTAGCACTTCTTCACCATATTAATCAGGGGCTTCGTGCACACGTTGTTATGCACCGTGATACAGATTATGTTGTACAAGAAGGCGAAATCGTAATCGTAGACCAATTCACTGGTCGTCTTATGAAAGGTCGTCGTTATAGCGAAGGTTTACACCAAGCTATTGAAGCAAAAGAAGGCGTAGAAATTCAAAATGAAAGTATGACGCTTGCAACAATTACGTTCCAGAACTACTTCCGTATGTACGAAAAGTTATCTGGTATGACTGGTACAGCGAAAACGGAAGAAGAAGAATTCCGTAGTATTTACAATATGAATGTTATCGTAATTCCAACGAATAAAGATATTATTCGTGATGACCGTGCTGATTTAATCTTCAAATCAATGGAAGGTAAATTCAATGCAGTTGTTGAGGATATTGTAAATCGTCATAAGCAAGGGCAACCTATTCTTGTTGGTACAGTTGCAATTGAAACATCAGAGCTTATTTCAAAAATGTTAACACGTAAAGGTGTACGTCATAATATCTTAAACGCAAAAAACCATGCGCGTGAAGCGGATATCATTGCAGAAGCTGGTATGAAAGGCGCTGTAACAATTGCGACGAATATGGCTGGTCGTGGTACGGATATTAAGTTAGGCGACGATATTAGAAACGTTGGCCTAGCAGTTATCGGTACAGAACGTCACGAAAGCCGTCGTATTGATAATCAGTTACGTGGTCGTGCTGGTCGTCAAGGGGACCCTGGTGTAACACAGTTCTACCTATCAATGGAAGATGAACTAATGCGCCGCTTCGGTGCTGACAATATGAAAGCGATGATGGATCGTCTTGGTATGGATGATTCACAGCCAATCGAAAGTAAAATGGTTTCTCGTGCTGTAGAATCTGCACAAAAACGTGTAGAAGGAAATAACTATGATGCACGTAAGCAGCTATTGCAATACGACGATGTACTTCGTCAACAACGTGAAGTAATTTATAAGCAGCGTCAAGAAGTAATGGATTCAGAGAACTTACGCAGCATTATTGAAGGTATGATGAAATCTACGATAGAACGTGCTGTTGCACTTCATACGCAAGAAGAAATCGAAGAAGATTGGAACATGAAAGGTCTTGTCGATTACTTAAATACAAACCTTCTTGAAGAAGGAGATGTAAAAGAAGAAGAGTTACGTCGCCTTGCTCCAGAAGAAATGAGCGAATCAATCATCGCGAAATTAGTAGAGCGTTATAACGAAAGAGAGAAACTTCTACCTGAAGAGCAGACGCGTGAATTCGAAAAGGTTGTTGTATTCCGTGTTGTAGATACGAAATGGACAGATCATATCGATGCAATGGATCATCTTCGTGAAGGTATTCATTTACGTGCTTACGGACAAATCGATCCACTTCGTGAATACCAAATGGAAGGATTCGCAATGTTCGAGTCGATGATCGCTTCTATTGAAGAGGAAATCTCTCGTTACATTATGAAAGCTGAAATTGAGCAAAACTTAGAGCGCCAAGAAGTTGTTCAAGGTGAAGCTGTTCATCCATCAAGCGATGGCGAAGACGCGAAGAAAAAACCGGTTGTAAAAGGTGACCAAATGGGACGCAACGATTTATGTAAATGCGGTAGTGGCAAGAAATATAAAAACTGTTGTGGCATTGGACAGTAA
- a CDS encoding helix-turn-helix transcriptional regulator yields MKKVERLNQMLRFINQKQIFTLKDLMDEFQISKRTALRDIASLEEMGVPLFAEYGRYGGYRLIKTMALPPISFTNHEVFALYFAMQALSSFVSIPFQISFRSINKKFLDSVSSKQREQIENLQKRVSFFHLEQAHECGYLEEILLAAVQNRALTINYVTPKQTTMRRIQPISIYAMKGYWYCQAYDLDKAAYRVFRCDRIRSLEMVGAQDSLDLENINIHNAHSLWKATEQAIQFKCSITARGIEIFKQQQYPSMKLWEECEDTYLIGTYEPAEINFIISYLASFGKTIKIIEPSSLKENLKEYYLDLIRNL; encoded by the coding sequence ATGAAAAAAGTTGAACGTTTAAATCAGATGCTACGTTTTATTAATCAAAAACAAATATTCACATTGAAAGATTTAATGGATGAATTTCAAATTTCAAAAAGGACAGCTTTACGTGATATTGCATCATTAGAGGAAATGGGTGTACCCCTTTTTGCAGAGTATGGTCGGTATGGAGGATATCGTTTAATAAAAACGATGGCGTTACCACCAATTTCATTTACAAACCATGAAGTTTTTGCGCTTTATTTTGCAATGCAAGCACTAAGTAGTTTTGTAAGTATTCCCTTTCAAATCTCGTTTCGTTCCATTAATAAGAAATTTTTAGATAGTGTTTCGTCAAAACAGCGTGAGCAAATTGAAAACTTGCAAAAAAGAGTGTCCTTTTTTCATTTGGAACAAGCACATGAATGTGGTTATCTAGAAGAGATTTTGTTAGCTGCTGTTCAAAATAGGGCTTTAACTATAAACTATGTAACACCGAAACAAACGACAATGCGCCGTATTCAGCCGATTTCGATTTATGCAATGAAAGGTTATTGGTATTGCCAGGCTTACGATTTAGATAAAGCGGCTTATCGAGTGTTTCGCTGTGATCGTATTAGGTCGTTAGAAATGGTAGGTGCTCAGGATAGTCTGGATTTGGAAAATATAAATATACATAACGCACATAGTCTTTGGAAGGCAACTGAACAAGCTATTCAATTTAAATGCTCAATTACTGCGAGGGGGATAGAGATATTCAAGCAACAACAATACCCTTCGATGAAATTATGGGAAGAATGTGAAGATACATATTTAATAGGAACTTATGAGCCTGCTGAAATCAACTTTATCATCTCGTATCTAGCTAGTTTTGGTAAAACTATAAAAATAATTGAGCCATCTTCTTTAAAAGAGAACTTGAAAGAATACTACTTAGATTTAATACGAAATTTGTAA
- a CDS encoding VOC family protein yields MNFEVIPFLSLNGQGAKAIAFYEQYLGAKVLFKKNYKEMKEIDPNFTYKESQEHYITHSVLQIGTNKIMIAEQAVDSTRPWQLSNSSSLCIQSKDFQTIEALYHNLIQHDEVYILTPFEKNSFSPGYAIVRDPFGIVIQLTVTKHDF; encoded by the coding sequence ATGAACTTTGAAGTAATCCCTTTTTTATCATTAAATGGGCAAGGCGCTAAAGCAATTGCATTTTACGAACAGTATTTAGGCGCAAAAGTTTTATTTAAAAAGAATTATAAAGAAATGAAAGAAATAGATCCTAATTTCACGTATAAAGAAAGCCAAGAACACTATATTACCCATTCCGTTTTACAAATTGGCACTAATAAAATTATGATTGCAGAACAGGCAGTGGATTCCACACGCCCTTGGCAATTAAGTAATAGCTCATCATTATGCATTCAATCTAAAGATTTCCAAACGATTGAAGCACTCTATCACAATCTAATTCAACATGATGAGGTTTATATTTTAACACCTTTTGAAAAAAACTCCTTCAGCCCGGGTTATGCCATTGTGCGAGATCCTTTTGGAATAGTAATACAATTGACCGTTACAAAACATGACTTCTAA
- the hpf gene encoding ribosome hibernation-promoting factor, HPF/YfiA family codes for MKFNIRGENIEVTPALGEYVEKKLSKLERYFDTFPEIKVNLKVYSDKQRIEVTIPFTDLLLRAEETNSDMYAAIDLVVDKIERQIRKHKTKVNRKLREKGSVKTNFILPEAVAVLDAVEEDELELVRTKRFDLKPMDVEEAILQMDMLGHSFFVFTNADTNETNVVYGRKDGKYGLIETK; via the coding sequence ATGAAATTCAACATTCGTGGTGAAAATATTGAAGTAACTCCAGCATTAGGGGAATATGTAGAAAAAAAACTAAGTAAATTAGAGCGTTATTTTGATACATTCCCAGAGATTAAAGTTAATTTAAAGGTATACTCTGACAAGCAACGTATCGAGGTGACAATTCCATTTACAGATTTATTACTTCGTGCAGAAGAAACAAATAGCGATATGTACGCTGCGATTGATTTAGTAGTTGATAAAATTGAGCGACAAATTCGTAAACATAAAACAAAAGTAAACCGTAAATTACGTGAAAAGGGTTCTGTGAAAACTAACTTTATCCTTCCAGAAGCAGTAGCTGTTCTGGATGCGGTAGAAGAGGATGAATTAGAACTTGTACGTACAAAACGATTCGATTTAAAGCCGATGGACGTTGAAGAAGCGATCTTACAAATGGATATGCTTGGACATAGTTTCTTCGTCTTCACAAATGCTGATACAAATGAAACTAATGTTGTATATGGCCGTAAAGACGGGAAATATGGTTTAATCGAAACTAAATAA
- the cspC gene encoding cold shock protein CspC, which translates to MQGRVKWFNAEKGFGFIEREDGDDVFVHFSAIQQEGYKSLEEGQQVEFDIVDGARGPQAANVVKL; encoded by the coding sequence ATGCAAGGACGAGTAAAGTGGTTTAATGCAGAAAAGGGATTTGGGTTTATTGAGCGTGAAGATGGTGATGATGTGTTTGTTCATTTTTCTGCTATTCAACAAGAGGGGTATAAGTCGTTAGAAGAAGGTCAACAAGTGGAGTTTGATATTGTTGATGGAGCACGTGGACCACAAGCGGCTAATGTTGTGAAACTGTAA
- a CDS encoding ComF family protein — translation MHCLLCDEYISYAISWYTFFVKLHKKYICDRCEQKLSYIIGDICKECGRPLELVPAEYKNGDICMDCMRWTNEQRFPPLINRSLYVYDEGMKEILAQFKFRGDAELVHIFHQPFRSLFQKYFANVSVAIPVPLSEEREYERGFNQAELLASCLPIKIFCTSLRRIETEKQSKKKRKERISGVNPFYFQGEEMFHEQHVLIVDDVYTTGITVRQIGSLLYDRGAREVSCLTLCRG, via the coding sequence ATGCATTGTCTACTTTGTGATGAGTATATTTCATATGCGATTAGTTGGTACACTTTTTTTGTTAAGCTTCATAAAAAGTATATATGTGATAGATGTGAACAAAAACTTTCCTATATTATAGGTGATATTTGCAAGGAGTGTGGCCGACCGTTAGAACTTGTACCAGCTGAATATAAAAACGGGGATATTTGCATGGACTGCATGAGGTGGACGAACGAGCAGAGGTTTCCGCCTCTCATAAATCGTTCGTTGTATGTGTATGATGAAGGGATGAAAGAAATATTAGCACAGTTTAAATTTCGAGGAGATGCTGAATTAGTGCATATTTTTCATCAGCCTTTTCGAAGTCTTTTTCAAAAATATTTTGCGAATGTTTCAGTTGCCATTCCGGTCCCTCTTAGTGAAGAGCGAGAATACGAGCGTGGTTTTAATCAAGCGGAGTTACTAGCTTCTTGTTTGCCTATCAAAATCTTTTGTACATCATTAAGAAGAATAGAAACAGAAAAACAAAGTAAGAAGAAACGTAAAGAAAGGATATCGGGGGTTAATCCTTTTTATTTTCAGGGAGAAGAGATGTTTCATGAGCAACATGTTTTAATCGTGGATGATGTGTATACGACAGGAATTACTGTTAGGCAAATTGGAAGCCTTTTGTATGATCGAGGAGCGAGGGAAGTTTCTTGTTTGACGCTTTGTAGAGGTTAA
- the comFA gene encoding ATP-dependent helicase ComFA has product MLAGRQLLLEELSSDLQDKLEHLKKNRDVVCVQGVIKKSSKYMCQRCGNIEQRLFASFLCKRCNKVCTYCRKCITMGRVSECAVLVRGIAEISGENYLNPLQWEGVLSAGQELAAQSVVDAVKQKESFFIWAVCGAGKTEMLFRGIAEALQKGERVCIATPRTDVVLELAPRLQEVFPNINVAALYGGSLDREKDAALIVATTHQLLRYYRAFHVMIVDEIDAFPYHADKMLHYAVHEAMKEEAARIYLTATPDEKWKRKLRNGKQKGVIISGRYHRHPLPVPIFRWCGNWKKGLMRKKIPRALLQWLNMYLSKRYPIFLFVPHVRYVEEISQLLKSLNNQIDGVHAEDPARKEKVAAFRKGEIPLLVTTTILERGVTVKNLQVAVLGAEEEIFSESALVQIAGRAGRSSDEPHGDVIYFHYGKTEAMVRAKKHIQSMNKNAKEQGLID; this is encoded by the coding sequence ATGTTAGCTGGTAGACAGTTATTGTTAGAAGAACTGTCTTCAGATTTGCAGGATAAATTGGAGCATTTGAAAAAGAATCGAGACGTCGTTTGTGTACAAGGGGTAATTAAGAAATCTTCAAAATATATGTGCCAACGCTGCGGAAATATAGAACAGCGACTATTTGCATCATTTCTATGTAAAAGGTGCAATAAAGTATGTACGTATTGCCGGAAGTGCATAACGATGGGCAGGGTAAGTGAATGTGCTGTACTTGTTCGCGGGATTGCTGAAATAAGCGGAGAAAATTATTTGAATCCGTTACAGTGGGAAGGTGTTTTGTCTGCTGGCCAGGAGTTAGCTGCGCAAAGTGTCGTTGACGCTGTTAAGCAGAAAGAATCATTTTTTATTTGGGCGGTGTGCGGGGCTGGAAAAACAGAAATGTTGTTTCGCGGAATTGCAGAAGCACTACAAAAGGGAGAGAGAGTTTGTATTGCAACGCCGAGAACGGACGTTGTACTTGAATTAGCACCAAGGTTACAAGAAGTGTTTCCAAATATAAATGTAGCTGCTTTATACGGAGGGAGTTTAGACCGAGAAAAAGATGCGGCGTTAATCGTTGCAACTACACATCAATTGTTACGTTATTATAGGGCGTTCCATGTCATGATTGTAGATGAGATAGATGCTTTTCCGTATCATGCAGATAAGATGTTGCATTATGCAGTACACGAAGCGATGAAAGAGGAGGCAGCACGTATTTATTTAACTGCAACTCCAGATGAAAAGTGGAAGCGTAAATTGCGGAATGGTAAGCAAAAAGGGGTTATTATTTCAGGACGTTATCATCGTCATCCATTGCCAGTCCCGATATTTCGGTGGTGCGGAAATTGGAAAAAGGGTCTTATGCGTAAAAAAATTCCTCGTGCTTTATTACAATGGTTAAATATGTACTTATCTAAACGATACCCCATTTTTCTATTTGTTCCTCATGTGCGATATGTAGAAGAAATTAGTCAGTTATTAAAATCATTAAACAATCAAATTGACGGTGTGCATGCAGAAGATCCGGCGAGAAAAGAGAAGGTAGCAGCTTTCAGAAAGGGAGAAATCCCTTTATTAGTTACAACGACAATTTTGGAACGAGGAGTAACTGTGAAAAATTTACAAGTGGCAGTTTTAGGAGCTGAGGAAGAAATATTTTCAGAAAGTGCTCTCGTTCAAATTGCAGGGCGTGCTGGCAGAAGCTCTGATGAACCGCATGGAGATGTCATCTATTTTCATTATGGAAAGACAGAGGCGATGGTGCGTGCGAAAAAACATATTCAAAGTATGAATAAGAATGCTAAAGAACAAGGATTGATAGATTGA
- a CDS encoding NlpC/P60 family protein gives MKKESGVKNKMKKLKMASCALVAGLMFSGLTPNVFAEDKISDVKSQINTQNDTLHKQQQERDELQKQMNDLNKTIQGLDKSVQENASKLDETTKKVSDTEQLIENKNKDIAELQTKIAKREELLRKRLVALQEQPNTNVVTEVLVNSKNIADLVDRLNSVSKILESDEDIMKTQQEDQTNVKKDVETVKEKQKELKEAQAQIETAKKELDVEKEKKATAVNDLSGKMDTVVTSMTSTEGQLKDLEKQALQLQRIAEEEAQAKAAQEAAAQKQAEQAAKEAQAEQAAPAQQASPAQAPAQQAAPANNAGQAQKEEPKKEAPKKEKPAPAPAPNAGGVIGKAQQYLGMPYVWASASPSNGGFDCSGFISYIFGVGRQDVAGYWNSVSKVSSPQPGDLVFFQGTYKAGPSHIGIYVGNGQMIHASDKGIAYGDINSSYNQKHFLGYGRF, from the coding sequence ATGAAAAAAGAAAGCGGTGTAAAAAATAAAATGAAAAAGCTAAAAATGGCATCTTGCGCACTAGTTGCAGGGTTAATGTTTTCAGGGCTAACACCAAATGTATTTGCAGAAGATAAAATTTCTGACGTGAAATCACAAATTAACACACAAAATGATACTTTACATAAACAACAACAAGAACGTGATGAATTACAAAAACAAATGAATGATTTAAACAAAACAATCCAAGGTTTGGATAAGTCTGTTCAAGAGAACGCTTCAAAACTTGATGAAACAACAAAAAAAGTTTCTGATACTGAGCAATTAATCGAAAATAAAAATAAAGATATTGCAGAACTACAAACAAAGATTGCAAAACGTGAAGAGTTATTAAGAAAACGTTTAGTTGCACTACAAGAACAACCGAACACGAACGTTGTAACAGAAGTTCTTGTAAACTCTAAAAACATTGCTGATTTAGTTGATCGTTTAAATTCTGTGTCTAAAATTCTTGAGTCTGACGAAGATATCATGAAAACTCAACAAGAAGATCAAACGAACGTGAAAAAAGATGTTGAGACAGTAAAAGAAAAACAAAAAGAATTAAAAGAAGCACAAGCTCAAATTGAAACTGCTAAGAAAGAACTTGACGTTGAAAAAGAGAAAAAAGCAACAGCAGTAAATGATTTAAGCGGTAAAATGGATACAGTTGTAACTTCAATGACAAGTACGGAAGGTCAATTGAAAGATCTTGAGAAACAAGCGCTACAATTACAACGTATTGCTGAAGAAGAAGCGCAAGCAAAAGCAGCACAAGAAGCTGCTGCTCAAAAACAAGCAGAACAAGCTGCTAAAGAAGCACAAGCAGAACAAGCTGCGCCAGCACAACAAGCTTCACCAGCGCAAGCACCTGCACAGCAAGCTGCACCAGCAAACAATGCTGGACAAGCTCAAAAAGAAGAGCCTAAAAAAGAAGCACCTAAAAAAGAAAAGCCAGCACCAGCACCAGCTCCAAATGCGGGTGGCGTAATTGGTAAAGCACAACAATATTTAGGTATGCCTTATGTTTGGGCAAGTGCATCTCCATCAAACGGTGGTTTTGACTGTAGTGGATTCATTTCTTACATCTTTGGTGTAGGTCGTCAAGACGTTGCAGGTTACTGGAACTCAGTTTCTAAAGTAAGTAGCCCACAACCTGGAGATTTAGTATTCTTCCAAGGCACTTATAAAGCAGGCCCGTCTCATATCGGTATTTATGTTGGGAATGGACAAATGATTCATGCGAGTGATAAAGGGATTGCGTACGGTGATATTAACAGTTCGTACAACCAAAAACATTTCTTAGGATACGGTAGATTCTAG
- a CDS encoding winged helix-turn-helix transcriptional regulator, whose amino-acid sequence MEHNSCLCPKFESAFTMLSKKWTGLIIKSLLEEPKRFREIADIIPNMSDRMLSERLKELEGEGIVVRNVYPEVPVRIEYGLTDKGKALESVMDEVQNWAEKWMK is encoded by the coding sequence ATGGAGCATAATTCTTGTTTATGTCCAAAGTTTGAGTCAGCTTTTACAATGCTTAGTAAGAAATGGACTGGCTTAATTATTAAATCTTTGCTTGAAGAGCCGAAACGTTTCAGAGAAATCGCAGATATTATACCGAATATGAGCGATCGTATGTTGTCAGAACGTTTAAAGGAATTAGAAGGTGAAGGTATTGTAGTTCGTAATGTTTACCCAGAAGTACCAGTTAGAATCGAGTACGGTTTAACTGATAAAGGGAAAGCGTTGGAAAGTGTTATGGATGAGGTCCAAAATTGGGCTGAGAAATGGATGAAGTAA
- a CDS encoding DegV family protein produces the protein MKTAIVTDSTAYIPKHIRDELNIYMIPLNVVFGTESYQEEAEVSANDFYVKVREQEDLPKTSQPAIGKFLELYEELSKEYDAVISIHLSSGISGTYQTATTAGQMVDGIDVYTYDSEISCEVQGFYVREGAKLVSEGKAPEEIIARFDEMKQTMDAYFVVDDLHHLQRGGRLNSAQAFIGSLLQVKPVLYFRDKVIIPFEKIRTRKKALKRIVEIFDEQANKGVPMEAVIIHANREEEANEWKQELEEIYPHVTIRTSYFGAVIGTHLGEGALGLGWYTK, from the coding sequence ATGAAAACAGCTATTGTTACCGATAGTACAGCATATATACCGAAGCATATTCGTGATGAACTCAATATATATATGATTCCATTAAACGTTGTGTTTGGAACGGAATCTTATCAAGAAGAGGCTGAAGTTTCAGCAAATGATTTTTATGTAAAAGTACGTGAACAAGAAGATCTTCCGAAAACTTCGCAACCAGCAATTGGAAAGTTTTTAGAGCTATATGAAGAGTTATCTAAAGAATATGATGCAGTTATTAGCATTCACCTTTCCAGTGGAATTAGTGGTACATACCAAACAGCAACGACAGCTGGACAGATGGTAGATGGTATTGATGTATATACGTACGACTCTGAAATTAGTTGTGAAGTACAAGGATTTTACGTGCGTGAAGGGGCGAAATTAGTAAGTGAAGGGAAAGCCCCAGAAGAGATTATCGCTCGCTTTGATGAAATGAAGCAAACGATGGATGCTTATTTTGTAGTGGATGATTTACATCATTTACAACGTGGTGGAAGATTAAATAGCGCGCAAGCTTTCATCGGTAGTTTGTTGCAAGTAAAACCAGTATTATACTTTAGAGATAAGGTAATTATTCCATTCGAAAAAATTCGTACGCGTAAAAAAGCGTTAAAGCGTATCGTTGAAATTTTTGATGAGCAGGCAAATAAAGGTGTGCCTATGGAAGCTGTTATTATTCATGCGAATCGTGAAGAGGAAGCTAATGAATGGAAACAAGAATTAGAAGAGATATACCCTCATGTTACAATTCGTACGAGTTATTTCGGAGCTGTAATTGGGACGCATTTAGGTGAAGGTGCGCTTGGTTTAGGCTGGTATACGAAGTGA